The following proteins come from a genomic window of Pseudomonas syringae:
- the pilG gene encoding twitching motility response regulator PilG produces the protein MEQHASALKVMVIDDSKTIRRTAETLLRNAGCEVITAIDGFDALAKIADNHPRIIFVDIMMPRLDGYQTCALIKNNRAFKSTPVIMLSSKDGLFDKAKGRIVGSDQFLTKPFNKEELLSAIKAHVPGFVAAEQHLS, from the coding sequence ATGGAACAACACGCCTCCGCCTTGAAAGTCATGGTCATCGATGACTCGAAGACCATCCGCCGCACCGCCGAAACGCTGCTCAGAAACGCAGGTTGCGAAGTCATCACTGCGATAGACGGTTTCGACGCCCTGGCCAAGATCGCCGATAACCACCCGCGAATCATATTCGTCGATATCATGATGCCGCGTCTGGACGGTTATCAGACCTGCGCGCTGATCAAGAACAACCGGGCATTCAAGTCCACGCCGGTCATCATGCTGTCGTCGAAGGACGGGCTGTTCGACAAGGCCAAGGGGCGGATCGTCGGTTCCGACCAGTTTTTGACCAAGCCTTTCAACAAGGAAGAACTGCTCAGCGCGATCAAGGCTCATGTGCCTGGCTTCGTTGCAGCAGAACAACATCTATCGTGA
- the gshB gene encoding glutathione synthase produces MSVRLGIVMDPIERISYKKDSSLAMLLAAQERGWSLFYMEQKDLYQNAGQARGRMKPLKVFADPAKWFEFEAEIDAGLDDLDVILMRKDPPFDMEFVYTTYLLEQAERAGVLVVNKPQSLRDCNEKLFATLFPQCTPPTLVSRRADIIREFAEQQGDVILKPLDGMGGASIFRHRAGDPNLSVILETLTAHGTQQIMAQGYLPAIKDGDKRILMVDGEPVPYCLARIPAAGETRGNLAAGGRGEARPLSDKDRWIAEQIGPTLREKGLLFVGLDVIGEHLTEINVTSPTCIREIDNAFGTNIGSLLMDAIEKKLQARKG; encoded by the coding sequence ATGAGCGTTCGCCTAGGGATTGTCATGGACCCCATTGAGCGCATCTCCTATAAAAAGGATAGCTCGCTGGCCATGCTCCTTGCCGCACAGGAACGCGGCTGGTCGCTGTTCTACATGGAACAGAAAGACCTTTACCAGAACGCCGGCCAGGCCCGCGGGCGCATGAAGCCACTCAAGGTGTTCGCCGATCCGGCCAAATGGTTCGAATTCGAAGCCGAAATCGACGCAGGCCTTGATGATCTGGACGTGATCCTGATGCGCAAGGATCCGCCGTTCGACATGGAATTCGTCTACACCACCTACCTGCTGGAACAGGCCGAGCGCGCTGGCGTGCTGGTGGTCAACAAGCCGCAGAGCCTGCGTGACTGTAACGAAAAGCTGTTTGCCACGCTGTTTCCGCAGTGTACCCCGCCGACGCTGGTCAGCCGCCGCGCCGACATCATTCGCGAATTCGCCGAGCAACAGGGTGACGTGATCCTCAAGCCGCTGGACGGCATGGGCGGCGCATCGATCTTCCGCCACCGTGCGGGTGACCCAAACCTGTCGGTGATCCTCGAAACCCTGACCGCCCATGGCACGCAACAGATCATGGCGCAGGGCTACCTGCCGGCCATCAAGGACGGCGACAAGCGCATCCTGATGGTCGATGGCGAACCAGTGCCGTACTGTCTGGCGCGAATCCCGGCAGCGGGCGAGACGCGTGGCAACCTGGCGGCTGGTGGTCGTGGCGAAGCACGCCCGTTGAGCGACAAGGACCGCTGGATCGCCGAGCAGATCGGCCCGACCCTGCGCGAAAAAGGCCTGTTGTTCGTCGGCCTCGACGTGATCGGCGAGCACCTGACCGAAATCAACGTCACCAGCCCGACCTGCATCCGCGAAATCGACAACGCCTTCGGCACCAATATTGGCAGCCTGTTGATGGATGCGATCGAGAAGAAGCTGCAAGCGCGCAAAGGCTGA
- a CDS encoding energy transducer TonB, giving the protein MTSMARNDLPLELTNVGVRPADRLGFTLLIAALIHLAIILGVGFTYVKPEHISQTLEITLATFKSDEKPKQADFLAQDDQQGSGTLDKAETLKTTELAPYQDTKVNKVTPPPASKPVVKQEAPKTAVATTAPSQQKTVAKREEVKPDPATKAAPTFDSSELSNEIASLEAELSNEQQAYAKRPKIHRLNAASTMRDKGAWYKDDWRKKVERVGNLNYPEEARRKQIYGNLRLLVSINRDGSLYEVLVLESSGQPLLDQAAQRIVRLAAPFAPFTGDLADIDRLEIIRTWKFARGDKLSSN; this is encoded by the coding sequence ATGACCTCCATGGCCCGAAACGACCTCCCCCTCGAACTCACCAACGTGGGTGTGCGCCCCGCTGATCGCCTGGGTTTTACCCTGTTGATTGCAGCGCTGATTCACCTGGCGATAATCCTTGGCGTGGGTTTTACCTACGTCAAACCGGAACATATCTCGCAGACGCTGGAAATCACCCTCGCTACCTTCAAGAGCGACGAGAAGCCTAAACAGGCAGACTTTCTGGCGCAGGACGATCAGCAAGGCAGCGGCACGCTGGACAAGGCCGAAACGCTGAAGACCACCGAACTGGCGCCTTATCAGGACACCAAGGTCAACAAGGTCACTCCGCCGCCAGCCAGCAAGCCGGTGGTCAAGCAGGAAGCGCCTAAGACCGCCGTCGCGACCACCGCGCCCAGCCAGCAGAAAACCGTGGCCAAGCGCGAAGAGGTCAAGCCAGATCCGGCGACCAAGGCCGCGCCGACGTTTGACAGCTCGGAACTGAGCAACGAAATTGCCAGCCTCGAAGCCGAACTCTCGAACGAGCAGCAGGCGTACGCCAAGCGGCCGAAGATCCACCGCCTCAACGCAGCCTCGACCATGCGCGACAAAGGTGCCTGGTACAAGGACGACTGGCGCAAGAAGGTCGAACGGGTCGGGAACCTGAACTATCCTGAAGAAGCACGCCGCAAGCAGATCTACGGCAATTTGCGACTTCTTGTGTCGATCAATCGGGATGGTTCGCTGTACGAAGTGCTGGTGCTGGAGTCCTCGGGACAACCGCTGCTGGATCAGGCCGCGCAGCGAATCGTGCGTCTGGCTGCGCCTTTTGCACCGTTCACCGGCGATCTGGCAGACATCGACCGGCTCGAGATCATTCGCACCTGGAAATTTGCACGCGGCGATAAACTCTCCAGCAACTGA
- a CDS encoding YqgE/AlgH family protein, giving the protein MKKVSPSYLKHQFLIAMPHMHDENFAQTLTYVVEHNANGAMGLVINRPQSLTLADVLEQLRPELPAPKRCQEIAIHSGGPVQTDRGFVLHPSGQMFQATVALPGGISLSTSQDVLFSIADGYGPDQNVITLGYAGWDAGQLDAEMADNAWLTCSFDPAILFDIDSEQRLDAAARRLGVNLSLISTQAGHA; this is encoded by the coding sequence ATGAAAAAAGTCTCTCCGAGTTATCTCAAGCACCAGTTCCTGATCGCCATGCCTCACATGCATGACGAGAACTTTGCTCAGACCTTGACCTACGTTGTCGAGCACAACGCCAATGGCGCCATGGGGCTGGTGATCAACCGCCCGCAAAGCCTGACCCTGGCGGATGTGCTTGAACAACTGCGACCGGAGCTGCCGGCACCCAAGCGCTGCCAGGAAATCGCCATTCATTCAGGCGGCCCGGTGCAGACCGACCGCGGCTTTGTCCTGCACCCCAGTGGCCAGATGTTTCAGGCCACAGTCGCGCTGCCGGGCGGGATCTCGCTGTCCACCTCGCAGGACGTGCTGTTTTCCATCGCTGACGGTTATGGGCCTGATCAAAATGTGATCACCCTTGGCTACGCCGGATGGGACGCAGGCCAACTGGATGCCGAAATGGCCGACAACGCCTGGCTGACCTGTTCGTTTGACCCGGCCATCCTGTTCGACATCGACAGCGAGCAGCGCCTCGATGCCGCCGCCAGACGCCTCGGCGTCAATCTCAGCCTTATCTCGACCCAGGCAGGACACGCCTGA
- the ruvX gene encoding Holliday junction resolvase RuvX — protein MAALRLLLGIDYGTKQIGVAVGQAITGQARELCTLKAQNGVPDWDKVQALISEWKPDAIVVGLPLNMDGTPSDMSARAEKFSRKLNGRFGVTVYTHDERLTTFEAKGERMARGGQKGSYRDNPVDAIAAALLLQGWLDAHPELLNV, from the coding sequence ATGGCCGCGCTACGCTTGCTGCTCGGGATTGATTACGGCACCAAACAGATCGGCGTTGCGGTCGGCCAGGCGATTACCGGCCAGGCTCGCGAGCTGTGTACGCTCAAGGCACAGAACGGCGTGCCGGACTGGGACAAGGTCCAGGCGCTGATTAGCGAATGGAAACCTGACGCCATCGTGGTCGGCCTGCCGTTGAACATGGACGGCACGCCCAGCGACATGAGCGCCCGCGCCGAAAAGTTTTCGCGCAAACTCAACGGACGCTTTGGTGTAACGGTCTACACCCATGATGAACGCCTGACCACCTTCGAAGCCAAAGGCGAGCGCATGGCACGCGGCGGCCAGAAAGGCAGCTACCGGGATAATCCGGTGGACGCCATCGCCGCTGCGCTGCTGCTGCAAGGCTGGCTGGACGCGCACCCCGAACTGTTGAATGTGTGA
- the pyrR gene encoding bifunctional pyr operon transcriptional regulator/uracil phosphoribosyltransferase PyrR gives MSLPNPAELIRQMATDLNAHLSKRGISEPRFIGIRTGGVWVAQALLKELDTPSPLGTLDVSFYRDDFSQNGLHPQVRPSELPFEIEGQHLVLIDDVLMSGRTIRAALNELFDYGRPASVTLVCLLDLDAGELPIRPNVVGATLSLAPHERIKLSGPEPMALELQDLSTAL, from the coding sequence ATGAGCCTGCCCAATCCCGCCGAACTGATTCGTCAGATGGCCACTGACCTGAACGCTCATCTGAGCAAGCGCGGCATCAGCGAGCCTCGTTTCATTGGTATTCGCACCGGTGGCGTGTGGGTCGCCCAGGCACTGCTCAAGGAGCTGGACACGCCCTCGCCGCTCGGCACCCTGGACGTGTCGTTCTACCGCGATGATTTCAGCCAGAACGGCCTGCACCCGCAGGTGCGCCCTTCGGAACTGCCTTTCGAGATCGAAGGACAGCACCTGGTGCTGATCGACGACGTGCTGATGAGCGGCCGCACCATTCGCGCCGCGCTCAACGAACTGTTCGATTACGGACGCCCGGCCAGCGTCACGCTGGTCTGCCTGCTGGACCTGGACGCCGGGGAACTGCCGATCCGCCCGAATGTGGTCGGCGCAACCCTGTCGCTGGCACCCCACGAACGTATCAAGCTGTCCGGCCCCGAACCGATGGCGCTCGAACTTCAAGACCTCTCCACCGCCCTTTAA